In a genomic window of Nostoc sp. UHCC 0870:
- a CDS encoding bifunctional sterol desaturase/short chain dehydrogenase, with protein sequence MLESLTEIGTKLQINWLLVNAGLQFTSWGLFSLLLAEILRDSYHALCHKVIWLGKWHNKHHMVYRRDLSIVSLKAYQESQLYHDILESSLLVVVLTAISLITQQMGLWLGVAYACAFLFGASLRYFQGTIDTDYNHLPGPLQTSPSVWWVNRSYHWRHHFDDVNAYYSGVFSLVDKILGTGLSLKGKTIAITGASGALGQALTTELLKHNAKVVALTTNPDKLPTDNRFKIITWELGNEAALKASLEKVDILIINHGVNVYNSRTPQAINSSYEVNTFSVLRLMDTFLTTVTGPQAKATKEIWVNTSEAEVSPALSPLYELSKRTLGNLVTLKRLDDECIIRKLILGPFKSQLNPYGVMSAQQVARGILFLARRDFRNIIVTINPLTYLLFPVKEVSSWLYYRIFSKTIKS encoded by the coding sequence ATGCTAGAGAGCTTAACTGAAATTGGGACAAAATTACAAATTAATTGGTTACTGGTAAATGCTGGCTTGCAATTTACGAGTTGGGGGTTATTTTCCTTATTGTTGGCTGAAATACTGAGAGACAGTTACCATGCGTTGTGTCATAAAGTCATTTGGCTAGGTAAATGGCACAACAAGCACCATATGGTATATCGACGGGATTTATCGATAGTTTCCTTAAAAGCTTATCAAGAATCCCAGCTTTACCATGACATTTTAGAATCAAGCCTGCTAGTAGTGGTATTAACCGCAATTTCCCTCATTACGCAGCAAATGGGGTTATGGCTGGGAGTTGCTTACGCCTGCGCGTTCTTGTTTGGTGCATCCCTACGATATTTCCAAGGAACAATAGACACAGACTATAATCACCTACCAGGGCCTTTACAAACCAGCCCTTCTGTTTGGTGGGTGAATCGATCTTACCATTGGCGACATCATTTTGATGATGTCAATGCTTACTATAGTGGTGTATTTTCCTTAGTAGATAAGATATTGGGAACAGGACTATCGTTAAAAGGTAAAACCATCGCTATCACCGGTGCATCTGGTGCATTAGGACAAGCTTTGACAACAGAGTTGCTCAAGCATAATGCGAAAGTTGTGGCACTAACCACTAACCCAGATAAATTACCAACTGATAATAGATTTAAAATAATTACCTGGGAATTAGGTAATGAAGCAGCACTCAAAGCAAGTTTAGAGAAAGTAGATATTTTAATTATTAACCACGGTGTTAATGTCTACAACAGCCGCACACCACAAGCAATTAACTCTTCATATGAAGTCAATACTTTTTCCGTATTACGGTTGATGGATACATTTTTAACAACAGTAACAGGGCCACAAGCAAAAGCTACTAAAGAAATCTGGGTGAATACCTCTGAGGCTGAAGTATCACCAGCACTGAGTCCACTTTATGAACTCAGCAAACGCACCTTGGGGAATCTAGTAACTCTTAAACGCTTGGATGATGAGTGTATAATTCGTAAATTAATTTTAGGGCCTTTTAAAAGCCAACTTAATCCTTATGGAGTCATGTCAGCACAACAAGTAGCTCGTGGTATTTTGTTTTTAGCCCGCCGGGATTTCCGCAATATTATAGTGACTATCAATCCTCTGACTTATTTACTTTTTCCGGTAAAAGAAGTGAGCAGTTGGCTATATTACCGCATTTTTAGCAAGACAATTAAAAGTTAA